Proteins from a genomic interval of Tumebacillus sp. BK434:
- the murF gene encoding UDP-N-acetylmuramoyl-tripeptide--D-alanyl-D-alanine ligase, giving the protein MIRRTLQEIAAMAQGKLRQGDGGQVIAGVSTDTRKDMAGMLFVPLVGERFDAHDFLDRAEGQGAVAAFWQQDHPVPETGLALIEVEDTLLAMQRLAAAYRRQLSVRVVGITGSNGKTSTKDMITAVLAESFHVQKTLGNLNNHIGLPLMMLALEEDTDIAVLEMGMNHAGEIELLAQLAAPEIGVITNIGEAHIEYLGSRAGIADAKCELIEQLPNDGKAILFGDEQLLRERANKTQAETIWFGFAEGNDLQAVEVENRGVHGSRFSVRGDDTRYELPVMGQHQLGNALAAVAVGRAFGMSGERIKAGLAKASLTARRLEVKRAKLGGTVIDDAYNASPTSMRAALTMFAEMPGGFKVAVLGGMLELGPESASMHQAIGNELAGLPLQQVVCVGELAKDIAAGARAGGYPDGQICEMPDNAAAIAYLEELLRQHVSEADGGAILLVKASLGMNFVEIVRALV; this is encoded by the coding sequence CGGACAGGTGATCGCCGGCGTCTCGACCGACACCCGCAAGGACATGGCGGGGATGCTGTTCGTGCCGCTCGTCGGCGAGCGCTTTGACGCACATGATTTTCTTGACCGGGCCGAAGGGCAAGGGGCGGTCGCCGCGTTTTGGCAGCAGGATCATCCTGTGCCGGAGACGGGGCTGGCGCTGATCGAAGTCGAGGACACGCTGCTCGCGATGCAGCGCCTTGCCGCCGCATACCGCCGCCAGTTGTCGGTGCGCGTGGTCGGGATCACGGGCAGTAACGGCAAGACGTCTACGAAAGATATGATAACGGCCGTGCTGGCCGAATCGTTTCACGTGCAAAAGACGCTCGGCAACCTGAACAACCACATCGGGCTGCCCTTGATGATGCTGGCGCTGGAAGAAGACACCGACATCGCGGTGCTGGAGATGGGCATGAACCATGCGGGCGAGATCGAGCTCTTGGCGCAGCTTGCCGCGCCGGAGATCGGCGTGATCACCAACATCGGCGAAGCGCATATCGAGTACCTCGGCTCGCGCGCCGGCATCGCCGACGCGAAATGCGAGTTGATCGAGCAGTTGCCGAACGATGGCAAGGCGATTCTGTTTGGGGATGAACAGCTGTTGCGCGAGCGCGCCAACAAGACGCAGGCGGAGACGATCTGGTTCGGCTTCGCGGAAGGGAACGACCTGCAGGCGGTCGAGGTGGAGAATCGCGGCGTGCACGGCTCCCGCTTCTCAGTGCGGGGGGATGATACCCGCTATGAGCTGCCGGTGATGGGCCAGCACCAGCTTGGCAATGCGCTGGCGGCCGTCGCGGTCGGTCGCGCGTTTGGCATGAGCGGGGAGCGGATCAAAGCCGGGCTTGCCAAGGCGTCGCTGACGGCGCGCCGTCTGGAAGTGAAGCGCGCGAAGCTCGGCGGCACGGTGATCGACGATGCGTACAATGCCTCGCCGACCTCGATGCGTGCCGCTTTGACGATGTTTGCCGAGATGCCGGGCGGTTTTAAGGTAGCTGTGCTCGGGGGCATGCTGGAATTAGGGCCGGAGTCGGCGAGTATGCATCAAGCGATTGGCAACGAGCTGGCCGGACTGCCGCTCCAGCAGGTGGTCTGCGTAGGCGAGCTGGCGAAAGACATCGCTGCAGGTGCCCGCGCAGGCGGTTATCCGGACGGGCAGATCTGCGAGATGCCAGACAATGCGGCTGCCATCGCGTATTTGGAAGAGCTGCTGCGCCAACACGTAAGCGAGGCGGACGGCGGAGCGATTCTGCTGGTCAAAGCGTCGCTTGGCATGAACTTTGTTGAAATCGTGCGGGCGCTGGTCTGA
- the mraY gene encoding phospho-N-acetylmuramoyl-pentapeptide-transferase encodes MDMQILLWTTGVSFVIALLLGPLFIPFLRRLKFGQAIRAEGPQGHQKKAGTPTMGGVIFLIAMAITAIKFSDLSPELWLLLFVTLAYGAVGFMDDYIKVALKRNLGLKARQKLIGQILVGVVLYVVMFYTGMIDMTISIPFIDAQWDLGFFYLPFLVLIVIASSNAVNLTDGLDGLAAGTTAIAFGSYAVLAWWTSNMDVAIFCAAMVGGLIGFLVFNVHPAKVFMGDTGSLALGGALATVAILTKTEIWLVLIGGVFVVEVLSVIIQVISFQTFGKRLFKMSPLHHHFELLGWSEWRVVGTFWTAGLCLAVSALVLYLN; translated from the coding sequence ATGGATATGCAAATATTATTGTGGACGACAGGTGTTAGTTTTGTGATCGCGCTTTTACTCGGTCCACTGTTCATCCCGTTTTTGCGGCGCTTGAAGTTTGGCCAGGCGATCCGCGCGGAAGGACCGCAAGGGCATCAAAAGAAAGCGGGAACTCCGACGATGGGCGGGGTGATCTTCCTGATCGCGATGGCGATCACGGCGATCAAATTTTCCGATTTGTCGCCCGAGCTCTGGCTGCTCCTGTTTGTGACGCTGGCGTACGGCGCGGTTGGATTTATGGATGACTACATCAAAGTCGCGCTGAAGCGCAACCTGGGACTGAAAGCCCGTCAAAAGCTGATCGGGCAGATTTTAGTCGGCGTCGTGCTCTATGTGGTGATGTTTTATACCGGCATGATCGACATGACGATTTCGATTCCGTTTATCGACGCACAATGGGATCTCGGCTTTTTCTATCTTCCGTTCTTAGTGCTGATCGTCATCGCCTCATCGAATGCTGTCAACTTGACGGACGGTCTGGACGGACTCGCCGCCGGCACGACCGCGATCGCCTTTGGCTCGTACGCGGTGCTGGCGTGGTGGACGTCGAATATGGATGTGGCGATCTTCTGCGCGGCGATGGTCGGCGGCTTGATCGGCTTCCTCGTCTTCAACGTGCACCCGGCGAAAGTCTTCATGGGCGACACCGGCTCGCTGGCGCTGGGCGGCGCGCTGGCGACGGTGGCGATTTTGACCAAGACGGAGATCTGGCTGGTGCTGATCGGCGGCGTGTTTGTCGTCGAGGTGCTGTCGGTGATCATTCAGGTCATCTCGTTCCAGACGTTTGGCAAGCGCTTGTTCAAGATGAGCCCGCTGCACCACCATTTCGAACTGCTCGGCTGGTCGGAGTGGCGCGTCGTCGGCACGTTCTGGACGGCAGGATTGTGCCTGGCGGTCTCCGCGCTGGTCTTGTATCTTAACTAA
- the murD gene encoding UDP-N-acetylmuramoyl-L-alanine--D-glutamate ligase, with protein MNFQGKNVLVLGVARSGVAAARLLHARGAHVTVNDQKLLADMIKDAAELQALGIEVIGGGHPDGIVHPGLDFVVKNPGIPYSAPPVKQALELGIPVLTEVEIAYRLAQAPIIGITGSNGKTTTTTLVGEMLDAAGLQPVVAGNIGRALSDVVEDVTAEQWLVAELSSFQLMGTQEFRPKIGALLNIYPAHLDYHGTLEEYRDAKYRLFANQTADDIAVLNWDQQLVRDVQSFAESKLFPFSLKEVLDEGVFVKDGYIHARMHGKELSLLPVSEVALKGEHNLENLLAAAAMALAAGADVGAIAQVARTFSGVEHRLEHVATHHGVAYYNDSKSTNSTAATMAINTFADHSVVLIAGGLDRGVDFLELVPVFAKKVKYVAAIGQAADKMLHVAEQAGIGGVKVATLEDAVSAAHRQAQAGDVVLLSPACASWDMFGSFEERGSMFKKAVHTL; from the coding sequence GTGAACTTTCAAGGGAAAAACGTGCTCGTGCTCGGCGTCGCCCGCTCCGGCGTGGCGGCCGCACGCCTCTTGCATGCACGCGGTGCGCACGTGACGGTCAACGACCAAAAGCTGCTTGCGGATATGATCAAAGATGCTGCTGAGCTTCAAGCGTTGGGCATTGAAGTGATCGGCGGGGGGCACCCGGATGGCATTGTCCATCCGGGTCTCGATTTTGTCGTCAAGAATCCGGGGATTCCGTACTCCGCGCCGCCGGTCAAACAGGCGCTGGAATTGGGCATCCCTGTGCTGACCGAAGTGGAGATCGCGTATCGGCTGGCGCAAGCGCCGATCATCGGCATCACCGGCAGCAATGGCAAGACGACGACTACGACGCTGGTCGGCGAAATGTTGGACGCAGCCGGGCTGCAGCCTGTCGTGGCCGGCAACATCGGCCGCGCTTTGAGCGACGTGGTGGAAGACGTGACGGCCGAGCAGTGGCTGGTCGCGGAGCTGTCGTCGTTTCAACTGATGGGCACGCAGGAGTTCCGCCCGAAGATCGGGGCCTTGTTGAACATCTATCCGGCGCATCTCGACTATCACGGGACGCTGGAGGAATACAGAGACGCCAAGTATCGCCTGTTCGCCAACCAGACGGCTGACGATATTGCCGTCCTGAACTGGGACCAGCAACTGGTGCGCGATGTGCAATCGTTTGCAGAATCAAAATTGTTCCCCTTTTCGCTGAAAGAGGTATTAGATGAGGGCGTTTTTGTCAAGGATGGATACATCCATGCTCGTATGCACGGCAAGGAACTCTCTCTGCTCCCGGTGAGTGAAGTGGCGCTCAAAGGGGAACACAACTTGGAAAATCTGCTGGCCGCTGCTGCGATGGCGCTGGCAGCCGGAGCGGACGTTGGCGCGATCGCGCAAGTGGCGCGCACGTTTTCGGGCGTCGAACACCGCCTTGAGCATGTGGCGACACATCACGGTGTCGCTTATTACAATGATTCAAAGTCGACCAACTCGACGGCGGCGACGATGGCGATCAACACGTTTGCCGATCATAGCGTGGTGCTGATCGCAGGCGGTCTGGACCGCGGCGTCGATTTTCTGGAACTGGTGCCGGTGTTTGCGAAGAAAGTCAAATATGTCGCAGCGATCGGCCAGGCTGCCGACAAGATGCTGCACGTGGCGGAGCAGGCCGGCATCGGCGGCGTGAAGGTGGCGACGCTGGAAGATGCAGTCTCAGCCGCGCATCGCCAGGCACAGGCTGGTGACGTGGTGCTGCTGTCGCCGGCGTGTGCGAGCTGGGACATGTTTGGTTCATTCGAAGAGAGAGGAAGCATGTTTAAAAAAGCTGTGCATACATTATAG
- the spoVE gene encoding stage V sporulation protein E: protein MKGKIKTYPDTLIILSTLMLLGIGVIIVYSASAVLAAQKMGDAFFYAQRQLMWAVLGIIAMFAMMNYDYHKLKKIAKPLLIICFLFLIAVAIPGIGTVRGGSRAWLGIGSLGIQPSEFAKLGIIIYFAYMLSRYQDRIVEFKRGLLPPLGIAIAAVGLIMLEPDLGQSTVLMGTVIIILFAAGAQIKHLLGLASLAIPAFIALVVVAPYRLKRIVAFMDPWAYQLDEGYHIIQSLYAIGPGGLLGLGLGRSRQKFLYLPEPQTDFIFSILAEELGFIGGATLLGLFLLLVWRGLRTAITAPDTFGSLLAVGITGMIAVQVIINVGVVTGSMPVTGITLPFISYGGSSLTLMLTGVGILLNISRQTR, encoded by the coding sequence TTGAAGGGCAAGATCAAAACGTATCCGGACACGCTGATCATCCTGTCTACACTGATGCTTCTGGGAATCGGCGTCATTATCGTCTATAGTGCCAGTGCTGTGCTTGCTGCTCAAAAAATGGGTGATGCATTCTTCTATGCCCAGCGTCAATTGATGTGGGCGGTGCTTGGGATCATCGCGATGTTTGCGATGATGAACTATGATTACCACAAGCTGAAGAAAATCGCCAAACCGCTTTTGATCATCTGTTTTCTGTTTTTGATCGCTGTAGCGATTCCGGGCATCGGTACGGTGCGTGGGGGGTCGCGGGCCTGGCTTGGGATCGGCTCCCTCGGGATTCAGCCGTCCGAGTTTGCCAAGCTCGGGATCATCATCTATTTTGCGTACATGCTGTCGCGGTATCAGGACAGAATCGTCGAGTTCAAACGAGGGCTACTGCCGCCGCTTGGAATTGCCATCGCCGCTGTCGGTTTGATCATGCTGGAGCCGGACCTCGGACAGAGCACCGTCCTGATGGGCACCGTCATCATCATCCTCTTCGCCGCAGGGGCGCAAATCAAACACTTGCTCGGTTTGGCCAGTCTGGCAATTCCCGCGTTCATCGCGCTCGTCGTGGTGGCGCCGTACCGCTTGAAGAGGATCGTCGCATTTATGGACCCTTGGGCCTATCAGTTGGACGAGGGGTATCACATCATCCAGTCGCTGTATGCGATCGGACCGGGCGGGCTGCTCGGCTTGGGACTTGGCCGCAGTCGGCAAAAGTTCCTCTACCTGCCGGAGCCGCAGACCGACTTCATTTTCTCGATCCTTGCCGAAGAGCTTGGCTTCATCGGCGGGGCCACGCTGCTCGGACTGTTCCTGCTGCTCGTCTGGCGGGGATTGCGCACCGCGATCACGGCACCGGACACGTTCGGTTCGCTGCTCGCTGTGGGCATCACGGGGATGATCGCCGTGCAGGTCATCATCAACGTCGGAGTGGTCACCGGCTCGATGCCGGTCACCGGGATTACGCTTCCGTTCATCAGCTATGGGGGATCTTCGCTCACACTGATGCTTACGGGGGTGGGGATACTGCTCAACATCTCACGACAGACAAGGTGA